In bacterium 336/3, the following proteins share a genomic window:
- a CDS encoding cytochrome C oxidase — protein sequence MASDVAHAHDVHAHEEHHEHHDTFITKYIFSTDHKMIAKQFLITGILWAFVGGLLSILFRLKLGFPDMDYSWLKPLLGKWVAIQDNGTGQLDPEFYLAMVTMHGTIMVFFVLTAGLSGTFSNFLIPLQIGARDMASGFMNMLSYWFFFASSMIMLASFFLDGGPAAGGWVVYPPLSALPQALKGSGSGMTYWLVAMTLFIVSSLLGGINYITTVINLRTKGMTFSRLPLTIWAFFITAVIGLLSFPVLFSAALLLVFDRSLGTSFYLSDIFIGGQALDHTGGSAILFQHLFWFLGHPEVYIVLLPALGITSEIIATNARKPIFGYKAMIGSILGIAILSFIVWAHHMFVTGMDPFLGSIFMFLTLIIAVPSAVKAFNYITTLWRGNIRYTPAMLFSIGLVSLFISGGVTGIILGNNALDIYLHDTYYVVAHFHLVMGSASFFGMVAGIYHWFPKMFGRMMDEKLGYIHFWMTFMGVYLVFFPMHFIGIAGFPRRYYEFSAYAAFRDEVYLNLNSFISIAAAVTFGAQLIFGFNFFYSIFRGRKATQNPWNSTALEWTAPINAGHGNWEGQIPFVYRWTYDYSKPNCEKDGFTDFIPQNVPYSMTPHSNLPHENEMIALEKEEMLPHDKTLDTLSVLAKK from the coding sequence ATGGCATCAGACGTTGCTCATGCACACGATGTACACGCTCATGAAGAACATCATGAACACCATGACACCTTCATTACCAAGTACATTTTTTCTACTGACCACAAAATGATCGCCAAGCAGTTCCTTATTACAGGTATTCTGTGGGCATTTGTTGGTGGGTTGCTTTCCATTCTGTTTCGTTTGAAATTAGGTTTCCCTGATATGGATTATTCTTGGCTAAAACCTCTTTTAGGTAAATGGGTAGCTATACAAGATAATGGTACAGGGCAGTTAGATCCTGAGTTTTACCTAGCTATGGTAACCATGCATGGAACAATTATGGTATTCTTTGTATTGACAGCAGGCTTGAGTGGAACATTTTCTAACTTTTTAATACCTTTGCAAATTGGAGCAAGAGATATGGCATCAGGATTTATGAATATGCTTTCTTATTGGTTCTTCTTTGCATCAAGTATGATTATGCTTGCTTCATTCTTCCTCGATGGAGGACCTGCAGCAGGTGGTTGGGTTGTATATCCACCATTAAGTGCCTTACCACAAGCTCTTAAGGGTTCAGGTTCGGGTATGACGTACTGGCTCGTAGCAATGACACTATTTATTGTATCATCACTTTTAGGAGGTATCAATTATATCACGACTGTAATTAATTTAAGAACAAAAGGTATGACATTTTCTCGTCTGCCACTAACTATTTGGGCTTTCTTTATTACAGCAGTTATAGGTTTATTATCTTTCCCTGTATTGTTCTCAGCAGCATTATTGCTAGTGTTTGATAGAAGTTTGGGTACAAGTTTTTACCTTTCTGATATCTTTATTGGTGGACAAGCTCTTGACCATACAGGTGGTAGTGCCATTCTATTCCAACATTTATTCTGGTTCTTAGGACACCCTGAAGTATATATTGTACTTTTACCAGCTTTAGGTATTACATCTGAAATTATTGCTACCAATGCTCGTAAACCTATTTTTGGTTATAAAGCTATGATTGGTTCAATTTTAGGGATTGCAATTCTTTCTTTTATAGTTTGGGCTCACCATATGTTTGTAACAGGTATGGATCCATTTTTGGGAAGTATTTTCATGTTCTTAACTTTGATCATTGCAGTTCCTTCAGCAGTAAAAGCATTTAACTATATTACTACATTATGGCGTGGTAATATCCGATACACACCTGCGATGCTTTTCTCTATTGGTCTTGTATCATTATTTATTTCTGGTGGTGTAACAGGTATTATTCTAGGAAACAATGCTTTAGATATCTATTTACACGATACCTATTATGTAGTAGCTCACTTCCACTTGGTAATGGGTTCTGCATCATTCTTTGGTATGGTTGCTGGTATTTATCATTGGTTCCCTAAGATGTTTGGTAGAATGATGGATGAAAAATTAGGTTATATTCACTTTTGGATGACTTTTATGGGTGTTTATTTGGTATTCTTCCCTATGCACTTTATTGGTATAGCAGGTTTCCCAAGAAGATATTATGAATTTTCTGCTTATGCAGCATTCCGTGATGAAGTATATTTGAACTTAAACTCTTTCATTAGTATTGCAGCAGCAGTAACTTTTGGAGCTCAGTTAATCTTTGGATTTAACTTCTTTTATTCTATTTTTAGAGGTAGAAAGGCAACCCAAAATCCTTGGAATTCTACTGCATTAGAGTGGACAGCACCTATAAACGCTGGTCATGGTAACTGGGAAGGACAAATTCCTTTTGTTTATCGCTGGACTTACGACTATAGTAAACCTAATTGTGAGAAAGATGGATTTACAGATTTTATCCCTCAAAATGTTCCTTATTCAATGACTCCTCATTCAAACTTACCACATGAGAATGAAATGATAGCATTGGAAAAAGAGGAAATGTTACCACACGATAAAACACTTGATACACTCTCTGTGTTGGCTAAAAAATAA